In Colletotrichum higginsianum IMI 349063 chromosome 1, whole genome shotgun sequence, one genomic interval encodes:
- a CDS encoding Cytochrome P450 4A10: protein MNAFQNVQVILTKSVAVSLLLLFTYVSLRSVYNVCFHPLRRVPGPFLAKISRLWLFYHDYHGNPHNHIRELHRKLGPLVRISPNEVSVDNVDANNTIYAQNNPWVKPAYHYKAFQSSTAYSIFTELDPQTHAAHSRLLAPAFSQTRVSATDAQRLLWDKCKAMVEGMDDRLGAEKHEDGSSNTITMSLSRCFRSFALDVVTTWTFGHCAESLPTFHSELFEILDVAAESVIYFQHMPFLRALIPYIAPLVPSLVPNKILGQYAKKALESNRAALKGLREIVPCVFSNLVSSQWQEKRGYSPSDGQIISDGIVILAAGADTTAAALSIGIHWLARNPDLWQQLQDELRPVMNSFEKPPRIEALAALPLLNAVLKEGLRVSCPIRGHMPRVVPTEGWNYKGIHFPPGTVVATSAFYGCYNETVFPDPGCYDPMRWLPPKHSSKMEAHLQPFSRGTRQCIGQNLTLAMQRVVIASIVYYFQPVAVDNTTIKTREFVTLLVDSPLEVTLITANRLD, encoded by the exons ATGAATGCCTTCCAAAATGTACAGGTGATTCTCACCAAAAGTGTGGCAGTATCCCTGCTTCTTCTGTTTACTTACGTATCTCTGCGCTCCGTTTACAATGTCTGTTTCCACCCCCTCCGACGTGTGCCAGGCCCTTTCTTGGCCAAGATTTCTCGACTATGGCTTTTCTACCACGACTATCATGGAAACCCCCACAACCACATTCGGGAACTGCATCGGAAACTAG GCCCGCTCGTTCGCATATCGCCGAACGAGGTATCAGTCGACAATGTTGATGCCAACAATACCATATACGCTCAGAATAATCCATGGGTCAAGCCGGCGTACCATTACAAGGCATTCCAAAGCTCTACAGCATACAGCATTTTCACCGAGCTGGATCCTCAGACGCACGCTGCACACTCTCGTCTCTTGGCACCCGCCTTTTCACAGACAAGAGTCAGTGCGACGGATGCGCAGCGGCTCTTGTGGGACAAATGCAAAGCCATGGTGGAAGGCATGGACGATAGGCTGGGAGCGGAGAAGCACGAGGATGGATCCTCCAATACCATCACCATGAGTCTCAGCAGGTGTTTCCGCAGCTTTGCTCTGGATGTAGTCACAACTTGGACATTTGGGCACTGTGCTGAGAGCCTACCCACCTTCCACTCGGAACTATTCGAGATCCTTGATGTAGCAGCCGAGAGTGTGATATAT TTCCAGCACATGCCTTTCTTACGAGCCTTGATTCCCTACATTGCACCGCTGGTGCCATCGCTTGTCCCAAACAAGATCCTAGGACAG TACGCCAAGAAAGCCTTGGAATCAAACAGGGCGGCTCTGAAAGGCCTCCGTGAGATCGTACCTTGTGTATTCTCGAATCTTGTCTCCTCTCAGTGGCAGGAAAAACGCGGTTATAGCCCATCGGATGGGCAAATTATTTCAGACGGGATTGTAATTTTGGCAGCCG GAGCCGATACGACAGCGGCCGCTTTATCAATTGGCATTCATTGGCTAGCAAGAAATCCAGACCTGTGGCAACAGCTGCAAGATGAATTACGGCCAGTCATGAATAGCTTTGAAAAGCCTCCTCGCATCGAAGCACTTGCTGCACTACCTCTTCTCAACGCTGTTCTCAAAGAAGGGTTGCGGGTGTCCTGCCCTATTCGCGGCCATATGCCCCGAGTTGTCCCTACAGAGGGTTGGAACTACAAAGGAATACACTTTCCTCCCGGG ACGGTTGTGGCCACTTCGGCCTTCTACGGTTGTTACAACGAGACAGTTTTCCCCGACCCGGGGTGTTATGACCCCATGCGGTGGTTACCGCCAAAACACTCGAGCAAGATGGAGGCCCATCTTCAACCATTCTCGAGAGGCACCAGACAGTGCATTGGACAAAA TCTCACTCTGGCTATGCAACGAGTGGTCATTGCGAGTATTGTCTACTATTTTCAACCGGTTGCAGTCGACAATACAACCATCAAAACCAGAGAGTTTGTGACATTGCTGGTAGATTCTCCTCTTGAAGTGACGTTGATCACTGCCAATCGTCTAGACTAG
- a CDS encoding Citrinin biosynthesis oxydoreductase CtnB, giving the protein MVFAAQTRHLKRALELHGIELIYATGPFECDPGYGVSPFFDDCGPFYRWCPNDPRDLDGQDAVEDDLTDSAAMTAGIIEMFQDLKYEFGDNINDINSPESFIGILGFSSAAAVVAGILASQEDGSGNPFSMWHRFQFGVLINGTGPPTRFSGANGSKQPIKVPVLSVVGKQDQWQSQSKLLNTFFDRELVTCLEFDNGHKIPSEQKQVEEMVFTILKMIRKTEKLTP; this is encoded by the coding sequence ATGGTCTTCGCGGCCCAAACGCGGCATCTAAAACGAGCCCTGGAGCTCCACGGCATCGAGCTCATATACGCAACCGGGCCATTTGAATGCGACCCGGGCTACGGCGTGTCACCCTTCTTTGACGACTGCGGTCCGTTCTATCGCTGGTGCCCTAATGATCCGCGGGACCTCGACGGTCAAGacgcggtcgaggacgatCTCACTGATTCGGCGGCCATGACAGCGGGCATCATCGAGATGTTTCAAGATCTGAAATACGAATTCGGAGACAACATCAACGACATCAACAGCCCCGAAAGCTTTATAGGAATCCTCGGCTTTTCTTCTGCTGCAGCTGTGGTAGCAGGAATTCTTGCTTCCCAGGAGGATGGCTCAGGGAATCCCTTCTCCATGTGGCATCGCTTTCAGTTTGGGGTCCTGATCAATGGGACGGGGCCACCCACAAGATTTTCAGGCGCAAACGGCAGCAAGCAACCAATCAAGGTCCCAGTTCTATCAGTCGTCGGCAAACAAGACCAGTGGCAGAGCCAAAGCAAACTCCTCAATACCTTTTTCGATAGGGAGTTGGTGACGTGTCTGGAGTTTGACAATGGCCACAAGATACCCTCTGAGCAGAAGCAGGTCGAAGAGATGGTGTTTACTATCCTAAAGATGATACGCAAGACTGAGAAACTTACTCCTTAG
- a CDS encoding cytochrome P450, with the protein MASISSTVTKASLIGSIGLFLFCFISYLARGWPFSKRPTIDVPTVSPRPNSVFDFGSLLLQGYFEHPNKPFKIVGPQSDLILLPKQYASELGTYNYQQLSFGAAIHDFWISKHTTWRYHLDDETGRQTLMGSLKRYGAHVVSVIDEEIEHSFKEWEDGYFQSTKDKRHINQNTSDGWTEVSMNPCLRPLVNRTFGRVLVGAPTCRDPDWVTAASGVGIKLMLAARDLRGFHAWLRPLIKHVLPNYRILMAARRKLAEKIAPIVKERLLQDRALEQRPHDMIGYQLQHSAGWRTTDVDFQVGQIFDNVFAGDNQIVNALLQCVYDLASLPECQQLMREEVCNALSQSKVITLESLSRMPKVDSFMKEVVRMRPGTLIVVMARKALCDVKLSDGLVIPRGVTVAMPSFAINHDPAVYGEDAASFKPFRFVASDNNTPSSAAFESISGPGLDFGRGKASCPGRYIALWTMKVVLARFIFHYEVKLKPGTSRPEDIAAGVHRIADLAGDMLIRKVVA; encoded by the exons ATGGCCAGTATATCATCAACTGTTACTAAAGCTTCTTTAATAGGCAGCATAGGCTTGTTCCTATTCTGCTTTATAAGTTATCTTGCAAGGGGCTGGCCTTTTAGCAAACGTCCTACAATCGATGTCCCGACGGTTTCTCCCCGCCCCAACTCAGTCTTCGATTTTGGATCACTCTTACTCCAAGGCTACTTTGAGCATCCAAACAAGCCATTCAAAATTGTCGGGCCACAATCGGATCTTATACTGCTACCCAAGCAATATGCTTCTGAGTTGGGGACCTACAATTACCAACAGCTTAGCTTTGGGGCGGCTATCCATGATTTCTGGATATCGAAACACACCACTTGGAGGTACCACTTGGACGACGAGACTGGGCGTCAAACCCTCATGGGAAGTCTGAAAAGATATGGTGCGCATGTTGTTTCGGTCATCGACGAGGAAATCGAACATAGTTTTAAAGAATGGGAAGACGGGTACTTCCAGTCAACGAAGGACAAACGCCACATCAACCAGAACACGTCCGACGGCTGGACTGAGGTTTCGATGAATCCATGTCTTCGGCCGTTGGTCAACCGTACCTTTGGAAGGGTTCTGGTCGGCGCACCAACGTGCAGAGATCCAGACTGGGTTACCGCCGCTAGCGGCGTTGGCATCAAGCTGATGCTAGCAGCTCGAGACCTTCGCGGATTCCATGCCTGGCTGCGACCTCTCATCAAGCATGTGCTACCGAATTATCGCATTCTGATGGCAGCACGGCGAAAGCTCGCGGAGAAGATTGCTCCAATTGTGAAAGAGCGTCTGCTCCAGGATAGAGCACTGGAACAGAGACCCCACGACATGATTGGGTACCAGCTTCAACACTCGGCTGGATGGCGGACCACCGATGTTGACTTCCAAGTTGGTCAGATCTTCGATAACGTGTTTGCTGGAGATA ATCAAATTGTCAATGCC CTATTGCAATGCGTTTACGACTTGGCGTCGTTACCTGAATGTCAACAGCTCATGCGAGAAGAGGTCTGCAATGCTCTCAGCCAGAGCAAGGTCATTACTCTAGAATCATTGTCGCGGATGCCCAAAGTAGACAGCTTCATGAAGGAAGTGGTTCGTATGAGACCGGGTACTTTGA TAGTTGTCATGGCTCGGAAAGCCCTCTGCGATGTCAAACTTTCAGACGGCCTCGTTATTCCTCGTGGCGTCACAGTGGCAATGCCGTCGTTTGCCATAAACCACGATCCGGCCGTTTATGGGGAAGACGCCGCATCTTTCAAGCCGTTTCGATTTGTCGCCAGCGATAACAACACTCCCTCTTCCGCGGCTTTCGAGTCAATTTCAGGACCGGGCCTTGATTTTGGACGTGGGAAGGCTTCTTGCCCTGGACGCTACATCGCTCTGTGGACAATGAAAGTCGTGCTTGCACGGTTCATTTTTCACTACGAGGTGAAGTTGAAGCCAGGGACGAGTCGACCGGAAGACATTGCGGCAGGGGTACACAGAATTGCAGATCTGGCGGGTGATATGCTGATTAGAAAAGTAGTGGCATAA
- a CDS encoding Beta-ketoacyl synthase domain-containing protein: MDTGPSLGNGASFQQQEKIAIVGIGCRFPGKASSPSALWDLLSNPVDLSAPIPPWRFNKGGFYHRDASHHGTTNSMGSYLLEDDDVKMFDAQFFNIAPQEAESMDPQHRLLLEVVYEGLEDAGISLETTSGTTTSAYVGLMSADWQDLQLRDVDDAPRYLVTGGARSIASNRLSYFFNWHGPSETIDTACSSSLVAIHHAVQSLRSGEASMAVAAGSNLLLAPDIAVIQWKMSNVVF, translated from the exons ATGGATACAGGACCGTCCTTGGGCAACGGAGCTAGTTTCCAACAACAGGAGAAGATTGCTATCGTTGGCATTGGATGTCGGTTTCCAGGCAAGGCATCGAGCCCTTCTGCTCTCTGGGACTTGCTCAGCAATCCGGTCGACCTCTCTGCACCCATTCCTCCATGGAGGTTTAACAAGGGCGGCTTCTACCATAGGGACGCCTCGCACCATGGAACAACGAACAGTATGGGCTCCTACCTCCTGGAGGATGATGACGTCAAAATGTTCGATGCCCAGTTCTTCAACATCGCCCCACAAGAGGCCGAATCCATGGATCCTCAG CATCGCTTGCTGCTGGAAGTGGTTTACGAAGGTCTGGAGGACGCGGGAATCTCGCTTGAAACGACGTCTGGCACCACGACCTCGGCCTACGTTGGGCTAATGTCAGCAGATTGGCAAGATCTGCAGCTGCGAGACGTTGATGATGCCCCAAGGTACCTCGTAACGGGAGGCGCGCGCAGCATCGCAAGCAACCGGTTGTCGTACTTCTTCAACTGGCACGGACCGAGCGAGACCATTGATACGGCCTGTTCTTCCTCACTTGTGGCCATTCACCATGCCGTACAGTCGCTGCGATCTGGCGAGGCTAGCATGGCTGTGGCAGCTGGAAGCAATCTCTTGCTAGCACCGGACAT TGCTGTCATCCAGTGGAAGATGTCAAATGTGGTCTTCTGA
- a CDS encoding F-box domain-containing protein: protein MSGTRFTPVHLQGSAFFEHLDSLVGDINHSHAPNKPDSVNANISSLDDGTCPGSFSLPRFTLAPGITQTHALTVSHKRSTSPSHIMDQNTQIVDYNNTPGAHLPLSAQEPLNMPVQQFSQLAVCSGGVPVAGGVGEFPTAPNVQPSNASWMQDVSVTDEDNEDSPDSDNGATQPSPPANPSAGLPGSLTTPNDSPGPFGVSTRFSAHHTSNHHIENRIHHDHRFSSGDSLHLTLQPPTGRIPPRRLRDRAHDGQVQHAIREPVAPGPSTSGVPPNNFRRPNAISGLAHFPLATLSSNSNGAINGGPGITSFPLPLFNNGPSGAEPAHQAAGQRPQLVSVQGANMPPGRNQVNDSLPRNDTGGQASAGSYGLGLSAGNTVNLAAIADAGEGAAQFAPTGIFRPMNAVTRPFYHPDFDSQRELKRRLGISPNYAGDASIARNQSAAIPDSENVAFWITNLPPRVTHNQLLGQIRGMGRIWACVISPPAGDHATSAAKVVFFELAAAQKFLAHCSDPQRRLIVGGYVARVCLNRTKKAEENVEGNHSRVVIIQGNPSFVNPVTLLRHFSKNFEYDIDEIITHVLNSQMGHVEIRFGSWRSQAETSRQCIKAMYPPGGDLSPVWSLRYGTDPCSI, encoded by the coding sequence ATGTCTGGTACCCGGTTCACACCTGTCCACCTTCAGGGCAGCGCATTCTTCGAACACCTCGATTCCCTGGTTGGTGACATCAACCATAGCCATGCTCCCAACAAGCCGGACTCAGTCAACGCCAACATCTCTTCTCTCGACGATGGCACGTGTCCTGGAAGCTTCAGCCTCCCTCGATTCACCCTGGCACCTGGCATCACCCAGACCCATGCTCTGACGGTTAGCCACAAACGCTCGACATCTCCTAGCCATATCATGGACCAGAACACCCAAATCGTCGACTACAACAACACGCCGGGCGCCCATTTGCCCCTCAGTGCACAGGAGCCCCTCAATATGCCTGTGCAGCAGTTTTCTCAGCTTGCTGTTTGTTCTGGAGGTGTCCCGGTCGCtggaggcgtcggcgagtTTCCCACAGCTCCAAACGTGCAGCCATCAAACGCCTCCTGGATGCAGGATGTCTCGGTCACCGACGAAGACAATGAAGACAGCCCAGACAGCGACAACGGCGCTACGCAACCCAGTCCCCCAGCTAACCCATCAGCCGGGCTGCCCGGTTCCTTGACTACCCCAAATGATAGCCCTGGTCCTTTTGGTGTAAGCACTCGATTCTCTGCCCATCATACGTCCAACCACCACATTGAAAATCGAATCCACCATGACCACCGATTCAGTAGCGGCGACAGTCTACACCTTACTTTGCAGCCGCCCACCGGCAGGATTCCGCCGCGTCGTCTTCGTGATCGAGCCCATGATGGTCAGGTCCAGCACGCCATCAGAGAGCCCGTGGCCCCCGGCCCCTCTACAAGCGGCGTTCCGCCAAACAACTTCCGCCGGCCCAACGCCATATCCGGTCTCGCTCACTTCCCTCTAGCTACCTTGAGCAGCAACTCGAACGGTGCCATCAACGGCGGGCCTGGCATCACCAGCTTCCCTCTGCCCCTTTTCAACAACGGTCCAAGTGGGGCGGAGCCTGCACACCAAGCTGCGGGTCAACGGCCGCAACTCGTCTCGGTCCAGGGCGCCAACATGCCGCCTGGGAGGAACCAAGTCAACGATTCGCTTCCCCGCAACGATACCGGTGGTCAGGCGTCTGCTGGCAGCTACGGCTTGGGGCTGTCGGCTGGCAATACTGTCAACCTGGCGGCGATTGCGGATGCgggcgaaggcgccgccCAATTCGCACCCACCGGCATTTTCCGTCCCATGAACGCGGTGACCCGGCCGTTCTATCATCCCGACTTCGACAGCCAGAGGGAGCTGAAGAGACGTCTTGGGATCTCGCCCAACTACGCGGGTGACGCTTCGATCGCGCGCAACCAGTCGGCCGCGATCCCCGACAGCGAGAACGTGGCGTTCTGGATCACGAACCTGCCGCCGAGAGTGACGCACAACCAGCTTCTGGGGCAGATTCGCGGCATGGGACGGATCTGGGCCTGTGTCATCAGCCCGCCGGCGGGCGACCACGCCACGTCGGCGGCAAAGGTGGTCTTCTtcgagctggcggcggccCAGAAGTTCCTCGCGCACTGCAGCGACCCGCAGCGGCGTCTTATCGTGGGCGGCTACGTCGCGCGCGTCTGCCTGAACCGGACCAagaaggcggaggagaaCGTCGAGGGCAACCACTCCCGCGTTGTCATCATCCAGGGGAACCCCTCGTTCGTCAACCCTGTCACGCTTCTCCGGCACTTCAGCAAGAACTTCGAATACGACATTGACGAGATCATCACGCATGTTCTCAACAGCCAGATGGGTCACGTCGAGATCCGGTTCGGCAGCTGGCGCTCACAGGCCGAGACGTCTCGCCAGTGCATCAAGGCCATGTATCCTCCGGGCGGCGACCTATCTCCCGTCTGGTCCTTGCGATACGGCACCGACCCTTGCTCCATTTGA